One Romboutsia sp. 13368 genomic window carries:
- a CDS encoding dihydroorotate dehydrogenase electron transfer subunit: MYKVIENRYVGEDMYLMKVEGNFEGKMGQFYMIRAWDKFPLLSRPISIHDIDENSISFLYKVVGEGTQILSKVKVNETIKLEGPYGNGYEKVEGRVALVGGGIGVAPLYLVAKNIENCDAYLGFRNEAILEEKYKEVCNEVHIATGNKFVTDILDVEGYDYILTCGPTPMMEKLVKMTEGTKTKIMVSLENHMACGVGACLVCTCKTQFGNKKTCKDGPVFWGEDVIFND, translated from the coding sequence ATGTATAAAGTAATTGAAAATAGATATGTAGGGGAAGATATGTACCTTATGAAAGTTGAAGGTAACTTTGAAGGTAAAATGGGTCAATTTTATATGATAAGAGCATGGGATAAGTTTCCACTTCTTTCAAGACCAATAAGTATACACGATATAGATGAAAACAGTATAAGTTTCTTATATAAAGTAGTAGGAGAAGGAACTCAAATTTTAAGTAAAGTTAAAGTAAATGAAACTATAAAACTTGAAGGTCCATACGGAAATGGATATGAAAAGGTTGAAGGAAGAGTTGCTTTAGTAGGTGGAGGAATTGGGGTTGCACCACTTTACTTAGTAGCTAAAAATATAGAAAATTGTGATGCTTACTTAGGATTTAGAAACGAAGCTATATTAGAAGAAAAATACAAAGAAGTTTGTAATGAGGTTCATATAGCAACAGGAAATAAATTTGTAACAGACATACTAGATGTTGAAGGATATGATTATATATTAACTTGTGGTCCTACTCCTATGATGGAAAAGTTAGTAAAAATGACAGAAGGAACAAAAACAAAAATAATGGTTTCTTTAGAAAATCATATGGCTTGTGGAGTTGGAGCATGTTTAGTATGTACTTGCAAAACACAATTTGGAAATAAGAAAACTTGTAAAGATGGACCTGTATTCTGGGGGGAGGATGTGATATTTAATGACTAA
- the pyrB gene encoding aspartate carbamoyltransferase → MLLKGRNLIQPEDFSVEEIDQILSLSQNIIENPSKYSRVCEGKLLATLFYEPSTRTRLSFESAMHRLGGSVVGFSEPSSSSVSKGESLGDTIRTVSCYADVIAMRHPVAGSAEEAIKYSEVPFINAGDGKNQHPTQTLTDLLTIKSLKRKLENHTIGLCGDLKNGRTVHSLVKAMSRYKGTKFVFISPDELKMPEYIKQAIQEQGHAYYETNNLDEVIGSLDILYMTRVQRERFEKQEEYERLKDYYILNKSKMQNASKDMLVMHPLPRVNEIDVDVDSDERAVYFKQAKYGMFVRMALIMKLLGVNEYYNELEEVAIDSI, encoded by the coding sequence ATGTTATTAAAGGGAAGAAATTTAATCCAACCAGAAGACTTTTCTGTTGAAGAAATAGATCAAATATTATCATTATCTCAAAATATAATTGAGAACCCATCAAAATATTCTCGTGTTTGTGAAGGTAAATTACTGGCTACTTTATTTTATGAGCCATCGACAAGAACAAGATTAAGCTTTGAATCAGCTATGCATAGATTAGGTGGAAGTGTTGTAGGTTTTTCTGAACCTAGCTCATCATCTGTATCAAAAGGAGAATCATTAGGAGATACAATAAGAACTGTATCATGTTATGCAGATGTTATAGCAATGAGACATCCAGTAGCAGGTTCTGCAGAAGAAGCAATAAAATATAGCGAAGTACCTTTTATAAATGCAGGAGATGGTAAAAACCAACATCCAACTCAAACACTTACAGATTTACTTACTATTAAATCCCTAAAAAGAAAATTAGAAAATCATACAATAGGATTATGTGGAGATTTAAAAAATGGAAGAACAGTACATTCTTTAGTAAAAGCTATGTCTAGATACAAAGGAACTAAGTTTGTATTTATATCTCCAGATGAATTAAAAATGCCAGAATACATAAAACAAGCAATACAAGAACAAGGTCATGCCTATTATGAAACAAATAATTTAGATGAAGTTATAGGAAGTTTAGATATTTTATACATGACAAGAGTTCAAAGAGAAAGATTTGAAAAACAAGAAGAGTATGAAAGGTTAAAAGATTACTATATATTAAATAAATCAAAAATGCAAAACGCTAGTAAAGATATGCTTGTTATGCATCCACTTCCAAGAGTTAATGAAATCGATGTAGATGTTGACTCAGATGAAAGAGCAGTGTACTTTAAGCAAGCTAAATATGGAATGTTCGTAAGAATGGCGTTAATAATGAAACTTTTAGGAGTAAATGAATATTACAACGAATTAGAAGAAGTTGCAATAGATTCTATATAA